The following coding sequences are from one Fibrobacter sp. window:
- a CDS encoding biopolymer transporter ExbD: MARRSRKVKRSSDLNITSMMDMFTIILVFLLKSFSAEGSLLTNADNLVLPNSESKKKPQEVNLQCAVTNDMVLVDNLPIVPTDDVRKIPFDDPDPVVGKLEEKLKACYAQEEEMVRLGALNSVQGKIVIQVDKNMDFDCLFKIMNTCGKVGYNNMNFAVMERDE; this comes from the coding sequence ATGGCAAGACGATCAAGAAAAGTTAAAAGGAGTTCTGATTTAAATATCACCTCCATGATGGACATGTTCACCATTATTCTTGTGTTCCTTTTGAAGAGCTTTTCCGCTGAGGGAAGTCTTCTTACCAATGCGGATAACCTGGTTCTTCCAAACTCGGAATCCAAGAAGAAGCCTCAGGAGGTAAACCTGCAGTGTGCGGTTACCAATGATATGGTCCTGGTGGACAACTTGCCCATCGTTCCAACAGACGATGTCAGGAAGATTCCTTTTGATGATCCTGATCCTGTTGTTGGAAAGCTGGAGGAAAAGTTGAAGGCCTGCTATGCGCAGGAAGAAGAGATGGTCCGTCTGGGGGCACTTAATTCTGTCCAGGGAAAAATCGTTATTCAGGTAGATAAAAATATGGATTTCGATTGCCTGTTCAAGATTATGAATACCTGCGGAAAGGTCGGTTACAATAACATGAACTTCGCAGTTATGGAAAGGGATGAGTAA
- a CDS encoding tetratricopeptide repeat protein — protein sequence MRYHSIYAPSVVKLCLVLMLFGAGNLARGDASGGYDAPYFQADFTENLSEWTSALVNPALLYRVNQMHIDIFGVYRWSWFNESMGYQHFGALFPIRKNHTLGLTLLFSRGIVEKTVDGPGNNPIDLGAVSFQDLWAIGNYGVRVLPWLMLGTNVKLRIQNQYGNMSVSHIPGLDLGIYLNPLDHYRFGDLGISLSVQDLLPTQVKWDMSNDPEITINRFRAGIRYAAFNDNLVGDVEVLIDNLLGQLYESIIPSYKNMFKGLKNDSGTLDGAIPIEYRLGVHLKYMFIPQLWIKAGWTNNNIPYLGFNYNLIYPLPEMINYLNVDADFGYSFIESLMKNGDKRDERGFTVAFKVSTDFGPTREQRESKRLYDELILAPMDAYNEAMRLYLAGKYWEASFAFGKVLSLFPNFHLNDKATWYLGNSYRFLYMNDIARQVYKEALEEYTTSEMRSKYLYGLQSLDYREENYEEALKNHAFIINLYGESDIRPDADYLAGQIHFQRKNYNVAEQLLSSIAPGDPNYLYAQYTLSIINIEDDKEQAAVQNLTNIVQDTTQEVADQLLQDAANTKLGHLYFEMGDKLRLAVEAYQRVPDGSPYQDEALLGTAWAWIKVNQPNVALKTIEKLISSFPESPLVPEAFLVKGYSLMLLKRHQEAVSALEQCIATCNRPFITDEDLAKRKALFEEYTTHFATTADLIKKNALRKPTNKTLEERPALQKEFEGFAKENKDFFRYSLLANSHKKFFKRQEEILADADYALAKATKIIGAKKEAQIIQEQEKEEGKIDQELEKLQKQLEKIEE from the coding sequence GTGAGGTATCATTCCATTTATGCACCATCTGTAGTCAAGTTATGCCTGGTGTTGATGCTTTTCGGCGCAGGTAATCTTGCCAGGGGCGATGCTTCCGGAGGGTATGACGCTCCCTACTTTCAGGCCGATTTTACAGAAAATCTCTCTGAATGGACTTCTGCACTGGTAAACCCCGCCCTGCTTTACAGGGTCAATCAGATGCATATCGATATATTTGGCGTTTATCGCTGGTCATGGTTCAATGAATCGATGGGGTATCAGCATTTCGGGGCTCTTTTTCCTATCCGGAAAAACCACACTCTGGGTTTAACTCTTCTCTTCTCCAGAGGTATCGTTGAAAAAACAGTTGATGGACCGGGAAATAATCCGATTGATCTGGGGGCAGTCAGTTTCCAGGATCTCTGGGCTATCGGTAACTATGGCGTAAGAGTTCTTCCATGGCTGATGTTGGGGACAAATGTCAAACTCAGAATCCAAAATCAGTATGGAAATATGTCTGTGTCTCATATTCCTGGTCTCGATCTGGGAATTTATCTCAATCCTCTGGACCATTACAGGTTCGGGGATCTGGGTATAAGCCTCAGTGTTCAGGATCTGCTGCCTACACAGGTCAAGTGGGATATGTCAAATGATCCGGAAATCACCATTAACCGTTTCAGGGCTGGAATCAGGTACGCCGCATTCAATGACAACCTGGTCGGAGATGTGGAGGTCCTTATTGATAACTTGCTGGGACAGCTTTATGAAAGCATTATTCCCAGCTACAAAAATATGTTCAAGGGGCTTAAAAATGATTCCGGTACTCTCGATGGAGCGATTCCGATTGAGTACCGTCTGGGAGTGCATCTCAAATATATGTTTATCCCTCAGCTCTGGATCAAGGCCGGATGGACAAATAATAATATTCCCTACCTCGGTTTCAACTATAATCTTATCTATCCTCTCCCGGAAATGATAAATTATTTAAACGTGGATGCTGATTTTGGTTACAGTTTTATTGAATCTTTGATGAAGAATGGAGATAAACGGGACGAGAGAGGATTTACCGTTGCTTTCAAAGTGTCAACCGACTTCGGTCCAACCCGCGAACAGCGTGAATCAAAGCGTCTCTATGATGAGCTTATTCTGGCTCCCATGGATGCTTATAATGAAGCCATGCGGCTTTACTTGGCGGGAAAATACTGGGAAGCCTCATTTGCGTTTGGAAAAGTACTCTCTCTTTTTCCCAACTTTCATCTCAACGACAAAGCAACCTGGTATCTGGGTAATTCATACCGGTTCCTGTATATGAACGACATCGCTCGCCAGGTATACAAAGAAGCTTTGGAGGAATACACAACTTCAGAAATGCGTTCAAAGTATCTTTATGGTTTACAGAGTCTTGATTACCGGGAAGAAAATTACGAGGAGGCTCTCAAGAACCATGCGTTTATTATCAACCTGTATGGGGAGAGCGATATTCGTCCTGATGCCGATTATCTTGCAGGACAAATACATTTTCAGCGTAAAAACTACAATGTCGCTGAACAGCTTCTCAGCAGCATTGCTCCGGGTGATCCCAATTATCTCTATGCGCAGTACACTCTTTCTATCATTAATATTGAGGATGACAAGGAGCAGGCGGCTGTGCAGAATCTGACAAATATTGTCCAGGATACTACTCAGGAAGTAGCTGATCAGCTTCTGCAGGATGCCGCAAACACAAAGCTGGGGCACTTGTATTTCGAAATGGGTGACAAGCTGCGTCTTGCTGTTGAGGCTTACCAGAGAGTACCTGATGGTTCTCCTTATCAGGATGAGGCACTGCTTGGGACCGCATGGGCGTGGATTAAGGTGAACCAGCCCAATGTTGCTCTGAAGACAATTGAAAAACTTATTTCGAGTTTCCCGGAGTCTCCTCTGGTACCCGAAGCTTTTCTGGTGAAAGGTTATTCTTTGATGCTTTTAAAGAGGCACCAGGAAGCGGTTTCTGCTCTGGAACAGTGTATTGCCACATGTAATCGGCCTTTTATCACCGATGAAGACTTGGCTAAGAGAAAAGCACTGTTCGAAGAGTATACAACTCATTTTGCCACTACTGCTGATTTGATCAAGAAAAACGCACTGCGTAAGCCGACAAACAAGACTCTTGAGGAAAGACCGGCACTGCAGAAAGAGTTTGAGGGGTTTGCGAAGGAAAATAAGGACTTTTTCAGATACAGTCTTCTTGCAAATTCTCATAAGAAATTCTTCAAGAGACAGGAAGAGATCCTGGCTGATGCTGATTATGCACTTGCAAAGGCCACCAAAATTATCGGGGCTAAGAAAGAGGCTCAGATTATCCAGGAGCAGGAAAAAGAAGAAGGAAAAATTGACCAGGAACTGGAGAAACTCCAGAAACAGTTAGAAAAAATAGAGGAGTAG
- a CDS encoding OmpA family protein translates to MNKKSLFLTYALLIAVTVSQAGRKIVVPHDFPTIHAALGEADEGDTVYVSKGIYYENIALPDNVVLMGQDMVRTVIDGRRIGPCVTGADGATITGFTIRNGTTGVLCKNTRPIIKRNLIVDNKGAGIHALISLPDINNNVIYRNEWTGIFLESSRGTRTSIDHNVILENGYCGIFCAHRTEVLVRNNIMSGNKQYGIFIAPDARKTRIINNNIYNNRLPFNGTAVVHQSNISKEPIFVSPGHPEYNYFVKSVSPCKGTGENGTDIGLITEQMVATLDTDKDGDGIPDDVDQCPEVAEDLDGFEDIDGCPDYDNDNDGIYDAQDQCPNQPEDRDGFQDTDGCPDNDNDKDGIPDVDDACPNNPETVNGYKDDDGCPDEKPQEIKQTLILRGVNFKTASAELLEESYYVLEQVFNSLEAYPNVRIEIGGHTDDQGSNDYNLALSYDRAKSVMEYLVMRGISADRIVARGYGEERPVAPNTEAEGRAKNRRVEVVPLK, encoded by the coding sequence ATGAATAAAAAGTCTCTTTTTTTAACGTATGCTCTACTGATAGCTGTAACTGTTTCCCAGGCGGGAAGGAAAATTGTGGTCCCCCACGATTTCCCGACTATTCATGCTGCATTGGGAGAGGCGGATGAAGGGGATACCGTTTATGTAAGCAAAGGTATTTACTACGAAAACATCGCCCTTCCCGACAATGTGGTTTTAATGGGTCAGGACATGGTGCGTACTGTTATCGATGGCAGAAGAATCGGGCCTTGCGTGACCGGAGCTGATGGAGCGACAATCACCGGTTTTACAATTCGCAATGGGACAACAGGAGTACTCTGTAAAAACACCCGCCCGATTATTAAACGCAACCTTATCGTTGACAACAAGGGAGCCGGAATTCATGCTCTTATATCATTGCCCGATATTAATAATAATGTGATTTACAGAAATGAATGGACCGGCATCTTTCTGGAATCCTCAAGAGGAACCAGGACATCTATTGATCACAATGTTATCCTTGAGAATGGCTATTGCGGGATTTTTTGTGCCCACCGTACTGAAGTCCTGGTCAGGAACAACATCATGTCGGGAAATAAGCAGTACGGAATTTTCATTGCTCCGGATGCTCGGAAAACCAGGATTATCAACAACAATATCTACAATAACCGCCTCCCCTTTAATGGCACAGCCGTTGTGCACCAGAGCAATATCTCCAAAGAACCGATCTTTGTCTCTCCCGGTCATCCTGAATACAATTACTTCGTCAAATCTGTATCGCCTTGTAAAGGAACCGGTGAGAATGGAACCGACATCGGTCTGATCACAGAGCAGATGGTGGCAACATTAGATACTGACAAGGATGGGGATGGGATACCCGATGATGTCGATCAGTGCCCGGAGGTGGCAGAAGATCTTGACGGATTCGAGGATATAGACGGATGTCCTGACTACGATAATGACAATGATGGTATTTACGATGCTCAGGATCAATGCCCGAATCAGCCGGAAGACCGTGATGGATTCCAGGATACTGATGGGTGCCCGGACAACGATAACGATAAAGACGGTATTCCTGACGTAGACGATGCCTGTCCCAACAATCCTGAAACCGTCAATGGTTACAAAGATGATGATGGTTGTCCTGATGAGAAACCGCAGGAGATAAAACAGACTCTCATTCTTCGTGGAGTCAATTTTAAGACTGCCAGCGCAGAGTTGCTGGAAGAATCATATTATGTTCTCGAACAGGTCTTCAACAGTCTGGAAGCATATCCCAATGTGAGAATTGAGATTGGGGGGCATACTGATGATCAGGGGTCAAATGATTACAATCTGGCTCTCTCTTATGACAGGGCGAAATCTGTGATGGAGTATCTTGTCATGAGAGGTATCAGTGCGGATAGGATAGTTGCCAGAGGATATGGTGAGGAAAGACCCGTTGCTCCCAATACAGAAGCTGAGGGAAGGGCCAAAAACAGGCGGGTTGAGGTTGTTCCGCTTAAATAA
- a CDS encoding MotA/TolQ/ExbB proton channel family protein, translating to MNEFQMLFKFIIDGFVSPGSFAMWAILFVGFGILGMVAERVWYLYFKCGTGSGTFMASISKYLKAGDYEKAIKYSTSVVTPLAKSVAAILQNRGKGSKAVQKSVDEVFLTEAPKITRNIPFFPTLANLATLLGLMGTIYGLMIAFDAIANVPAAQRAQALATGISVAMSTTLWGLLVAIPTLLVHGILANKADKLVEEMDEKTAKLINLVEE from the coding sequence ATGAATGAGTTTCAAATGCTGTTCAAGTTCATTATCGATGGATTCGTTTCTCCCGGAAGTTTCGCCATGTGGGCTATTCTGTTTGTGGGATTTGGTATCCTTGGTATGGTAGCTGAAAGAGTTTGGTATCTCTATTTTAAGTGTGGTACCGGAAGCGGCACTTTCATGGCCAGTATCTCCAAATATCTGAAAGCCGGTGACTATGAAAAAGCCATCAAGTATTCCACATCTGTTGTTACTCCTCTGGCCAAGAGCGTTGCAGCGATTCTTCAGAATCGTGGGAAAGGCTCCAAGGCAGTTCAGAAATCAGTAGATGAGGTTTTCTTGACAGAAGCTCCGAAGATCACCAGAAATATTCCGTTTTTCCCCACTCTTGCCAACCTTGCTACTCTGCTTGGACTGATGGGAACAATTTATGGACTGATGATCGCTTTCGACGCTATCGCTAATGTTCCGGCAGCACAGAGAGCTCAGGCGCTGGCAACCGGAATTTCCGTTGCTATGTCAACCACTCTGTGGGGTCTGCTTGTAGCTATTCCGACACTTCTTGTACACGGTATTCTGGCTAACAAAGCTGACAAGCTGGTTGAAGAAATGGATGAAAAAACTGCAAAACTCATTAACCTTGTCGAAGAATAA
- a CDS encoding tetratricopeptide repeat protein has protein sequence MRRNHRLSLYVIVILSAVMVVFTGTSDAAANKREEILEKIKKLEAERAKLRKEAEVKTTKSKPVGKSLEEIVARYEKLLSNCTVKKSERCADVIYTLGGLYYDQGRDNYVKAREDYERAMSEYERNPRGPEPENPVPDYSKALSMYERLAAEYPDFPKLSEAYYQMGNIYLLMGDLDRTKDVFTKIVEKFPGSPRASGAHFRLSDLCYLDNDHSCAIKHLEKIKENEIDLQNWEMVHYRKAEVYYNMGELDKAVNLFHTYVEKCDAGLYPKREFRSMALEFMAISFSDMENGAQEAISFFKKVGKKPYEDYVLYTIGLKNRSHGQFDAAIGALTTALKRFPNYKEAPTARQALIECYVVKKEHEKANSERERLVDDYGPNSEWYKINSKELAVIEQSRNEVKRALGHIAIYFHALAQKKKDKSAFEKALKRYNEYFEKFPDDKWKIYEFKYNIAEIYSAMGDCQKAAENYDFVAMQDLKTYPEYKAEFDTLGMDQTEVEKMKQKADKGPVVISQEDAGYNVIVALDNCRKKSMAKSGVSDEQAYALPETKKLLEYTEKFQARFPKSSNAADVLYLAGNIHYTAKSYDNAIRVFKQVSDSYPDSKVTDKSMRMLANSYSNAGQFDQAMGIYRQLLSKQASNTPEYTEVMDLAAGAMYKRAEGIKKSGDLMGAADAFKAIYNEFSTSKVADVGWFEAGVCYEESKNYEVAASSFEEMAVKFPKSKLREKAYLRAAENYKKVEKYEKAAQVYQTAANNITKAEFAIPSLSSASECYQKINQFDMAGKMFEMIYERYSNDPKTPLALYNAGLIFEKGKFYSNAINVYDILSKRFPESEYSAEAFFSIGLCYEKMEQSDDMARVFTEYAQKYANDRYKQVQALVKAGDAYFKMSKFADAQKNYLMATSVYEKFKKEADIDVGAIAQSYFKLGEISYQEFTKIKLNAKNERSMKDLIKNKTKALEEPAKQYAKAIELGVADWTVRATYMIGMGFVDMAEAVANQTLFGTTEQKIASKIKILSSLDKYYEKAQEYFFKNIDWAHTQNIKGEYVEKSIDRFTEMMFKRGQIMEQVGIEFASAPIPKGLSEEEKEAYRQLLEEKKLEAMDAALPKYEDGIQAAKELGIANSQWLEKIRERIREINPSSEALNVVITEWTPKQVPQSQVAGGSSAKAGSGGALASSQGGPRDEQFESSMRRIQNIMRMQIPVEEKIKQLNRIEMDAKRNIVLEEERINELKGQIGM, from the coding sequence ATGCGTAGAAATCATCGGTTAAGCTTGTATGTCATTGTAATCCTTTCCGCAGTGATGGTTGTCTTCACCGGCACCTCTGATGCTGCTGCCAACAAGCGGGAAGAGATCCTTGAAAAAATCAAGAAGCTGGAAGCAGAAAGGGCCAAACTTCGCAAGGAAGCTGAAGTCAAGACAACAAAATCAAAGCCGGTAGGTAAGAGTCTCGAAGAGATTGTTGCCCGTTATGAAAAACTTCTTTCCAATTGCACTGTAAAGAAGTCTGAACGCTGTGCGGACGTAATCTATACTCTCGGCGGTCTCTACTATGACCAGGGACGTGATAACTACGTTAAGGCTCGTGAAGACTATGAGCGGGCTATGAGTGAATACGAGCGCAACCCACGTGGACCGGAACCGGAAAACCCTGTCCCGGATTACTCCAAGGCGCTTTCTATGTATGAAAGACTCGCAGCAGAATATCCTGATTTTCCCAAGCTCAGTGAAGCTTATTACCAGATGGGAAATATTTACCTTCTGATGGGTGATCTTGACAGAACAAAAGATGTTTTTACAAAAATAGTAGAAAAATTTCCGGGAAGCCCCAGGGCATCAGGAGCGCATTTCCGTCTCTCTGATCTCTGCTATCTGGACAACGATCATTCCTGTGCTATAAAACATCTGGAGAAAATAAAGGAAAATGAGATCGATCTTCAGAACTGGGAAATGGTTCACTACCGTAAGGCGGAAGTCTATTATAACATGGGCGAACTCGATAAAGCGGTAAACCTTTTCCACACCTATGTCGAGAAGTGCGATGCAGGTCTGTATCCCAAGCGTGAATTCAGGAGCATGGCTCTTGAATTTATGGCCATCTCCTTCTCCGATATGGAAAACGGTGCGCAGGAAGCCATAAGCTTTTTCAAAAAAGTCGGGAAAAAGCCCTATGAAGACTATGTCCTTTATACTATCGGTTTAAAGAACAGGTCCCATGGACAGTTTGATGCTGCTATCGGAGCTTTGACAACTGCTTTGAAGAGATTCCCGAATTACAAAGAGGCTCCCACTGCACGCCAGGCTCTCATCGAATGTTATGTTGTTAAAAAAGAGCATGAAAAGGCCAACAGTGAACGTGAAAGACTGGTTGATGACTACGGTCCAAACAGCGAATGGTATAAAATCAACAGTAAAGAATTGGCTGTTATTGAACAGTCCAGAAATGAAGTTAAAAGGGCATTGGGTCATATAGCTATCTATTTCCATGCTCTTGCCCAGAAAAAAAAGGACAAGTCTGCATTTGAAAAGGCTCTCAAGCGCTACAATGAGTACTTCGAGAAATTTCCCGATGACAAATGGAAGATTTACGAATTCAAGTACAATATAGCTGAAATCTACAGTGCCATGGGCGACTGTCAGAAAGCTGCGGAAAACTACGATTTCGTGGCAATGCAGGATTTAAAGACCTATCCTGAGTACAAAGCCGAGTTTGATACACTGGGAATGGATCAGACAGAAGTCGAGAAGATGAAGCAAAAGGCAGACAAGGGCCCGGTGGTGATTTCTCAGGAAGACGCCGGCTACAACGTTATTGTTGCTCTTGACAATTGCCGTAAGAAGTCCATGGCCAAGAGTGGTGTATCCGATGAGCAGGCTTATGCTCTTCCTGAAACAAAGAAACTGCTGGAATACACCGAAAAATTTCAGGCCAGGTTCCCAAAGAGTTCCAATGCTGCTGATGTGCTCTATCTTGCCGGTAATATCCACTATACAGCCAAATCCTACGATAATGCCATAAGGGTCTTTAAACAGGTTTCCGATAGTTATCCGGATTCCAAGGTTACAGACAAATCGATGCGAATGCTGGCTAATAGCTATTCAAATGCAGGCCAGTTTGATCAGGCTATGGGAATTTATCGTCAGTTACTCTCTAAGCAGGCATCTAATACACCAGAATATACAGAGGTGATGGACCTGGCTGCTGGAGCCATGTATAAGAGGGCTGAAGGCATAAAGAAAAGTGGCGACCTGATGGGTGCTGCCGATGCTTTCAAGGCCATCTACAACGAATTTTCAACCAGTAAAGTCGCCGATGTGGGGTGGTTTGAAGCTGGTGTCTGTTATGAGGAAAGCAAGAACTATGAGGTAGCTGCTTCCTCATTTGAGGAGATGGCAGTCAAATTCCCCAAATCCAAATTAAGGGAAAAAGCTTATCTCAGAGCCGCAGAAAACTATAAAAAAGTTGAAAAGTATGAAAAGGCTGCACAGGTCTATCAGACAGCCGCAAACAACATAACCAAGGCTGAATTTGCGATCCCCAGCTTGTCATCAGCATCTGAGTGCTATCAGAAGATCAACCAGTTTGATATGGCAGGAAAAATGTTCGAAATGATCTACGAACGTTATTCTAATGATCCAAAGACTCCTCTGGCGCTCTATAATGCGGGTCTTATCTTTGAAAAAGGAAAGTTCTACTCAAATGCTATCAATGTCTACGACATTCTCTCAAAGCGTTTCCCCGAATCTGAGTATTCGGCTGAGGCATTTTTCTCTATAGGACTCTGCTATGAAAAGATGGAGCAGAGCGATGACATGGCGCGGGTGTTTACAGAATACGCTCAGAAATACGCCAATGACAGGTACAAGCAGGTGCAGGCACTTGTAAAGGCGGGGGATGCCTATTTTAAGATGAGCAAGTTCGCAGATGCACAGAAAAATTACCTGATGGCGACATCGGTTTATGAAAAGTTCAAGAAAGAGGCTGATATCGATGTTGGTGCGATCGCTCAGTCCTATTTCAAACTGGGAGAGATAAGCTATCAGGAATTTACCAAAATCAAACTGAATGCTAAGAACGAAAGATCGATGAAGGATCTGATAAAAAACAAAACCAAAGCCCTGGAAGAGCCGGCAAAGCAGTATGCAAAGGCTATTGAGCTTGGTGTCGCGGACTGGACTGTAAGGGCTACCTATATGATCGGTATGGGTTTTGTCGACATGGCTGAAGCGGTCGCTAACCAGACTCTGTTCGGGACGACTGAACAGAAGATAGCTTCGAAGATTAAGATTTTGTCAAGCCTTGATAAGTACTATGAAAAGGCACAGGAGTACTTCTTTAAGAATATCGACTGGGCTCATACTCAGAATATTAAGGGTGAGTATGTAGAAAAATCCATCGATCGCTTTACAGAGATGATGTTCAAGCGTGGTCAGATAATGGAACAGGTGGGTATTGAGTTTGCCAGTGCCCCTATTCCTAAAGGTCTGTCGGAAGAAGAAAAAGAGGCATATCGTCAACTGCTTGAAGAGAAAAAGCTGGAGGCGATGGATGCCGCTCTGCCTAAATATGAAGATGGTATTCAAGCTGCAAAAGAACTGGGTATTGCAAACAGCCAGTGGTTAGAGAAGATAAGAGAGCGTATCAGAGAAATTAATCCATCTTCAGAAGCTCTCAATGTTGTGATTACCGAATGGACACCCAAACAGGTTCCACAGTCTCAGGTCGCAGGCGGTTCTTCTGCAAAGGCTGGTTCAGGTGGTGCATTGGCCAGCAGCCAGGGTGGACCCAGGGATGAGCAGTTTGAGAGCAGCATGCGTCGTATCCAGAATATCATGAGAATGCAGATTCCTGTTGAAGAAAAGATCAAGCAGCTTAACAGAATTGAAATGGATGCAAAACGCAATATCGTTCTGGAAGAAGAGAGAATTAACGAATTGAAGGGGCAGATAGGTATGTAA